The DNA region tgttatttacctactgcttgttatctttccgcacctgtttgccatgcgggtcgagcctgatccctaggtcaaataatattagggttcaacgccctaatcataaagcacagggtccaacaccctaatcatcactcacagggtccaacgccctattcagtgagagcgtccattgaatttcagttcttcggtcttttccctaaactcacggcaagttagagtgaaataataactgaacgcgagtcgactggaattcagccatttgtaatttgtatttattgttttcgagagcattgtaaggattttattccgtacattcattctgtaagaattccagtcgataagcgaacggtccaagagtcgaattaatcgaatcggtctaatgcttgcccaaaggaaagcaaatccaagaactcgctgttctggttcacgcagggattcaacctccatggttcgatgaactgtaacgtaaaattgtgaaccaattccccgacacacgggtttacttctctctcggcttctccaccgacatcgtttagttcaccgaatctccagtgtcaaaacgtgcgagccgagtgcaccctatttcatgcggtaaataaaacaaaatgcaagcctagcaaaccagagtaccgaaagggtgtgcgggatataggcccgcacgtaacatgaacccccgaacacggatttttcggttccgcacagatcaatgccttaacagcaaactaggtgttccatacccctagaccccaggtaacttatccgctctcgaccttcgggtcataaaatgataagtggcgactccttctctcacaggtgttcgtcacgcgtccccacaggaaggtggcactcccaagctgcgcgattcaaaagcgcgcaatgcgggccccgacgagagtccacattcgggtccgtacaccagGTAACCtcaactggcgtcacaccgctaTCCTACAAGGCTACGAGCAAGGATGGCAGGAGAAAATCCACCAGCTCTTCCTGAGGAAGTCACTTCATCAAATGTGGCTCGTGTTCCGTCGCCCCCAACTCCTGTGGCCATACCATCGGCAGTCCAAGCATCATCCTCTGACGAATGCATTGCAGCGCTTGAAGGCACGATCAATTTGATGGTCGCATATGGCAGAACTCATGTCTCCACTCAGGAATCCAAACCGCGCTTCTTCAAGCTCCGCCCCAGGGCACGGACGGACGATCGACCCAACCCCTTGGGTTCCATCCACTGACACTCCAGAGGATGCTGAGGCGCCCGAGGCCTCCTTGCCTCCATCGCCTGCTCCTACAACCAACACCTTTCCGTCAGCAACATTCCTGACACCAGACCAGGGCATATTTGCACCGCAACCCGCACCTGTACCGGCTCCAGTTCCGGTTTACACTACCCCTCCGCCCATGGTCACCTCGGCCTTTGCTCCTGCTCACACTGCAGAATCCTTTCCCTACTAAGCTCCACAACCAAATATTGGCCTCCCTCACCAAGCTCCACCGCCCCTAAATATTGCCTTCcccgaaccgggcacgcccACTCATGCAACCCCTATAGCTCCACCTTCAAACTTCCTGGCGTAAGGAGAATCAGAGCAAGAGCGTAGGGTTAGGAAACTTGAAGAAATGGTGAAAGCCCTCTAAGCAAAGGAGGCTCGAGTCGACTCAAGCTTCGTCGATTAGGGCCTTTTCCCGAACATGCGTCTGCACCCAAGGATCAAGATCCCAGAGTTCCAGCGATATAATGGCACAAAGGATTCGCAACATCATCTCCGACACTACCGAGGAAAGATGTTACAATACTGGGAATACGAAGAGTTCATTATCCATTCCTTCCAGGACAGCTTGACAGGACCAGCCCTCGACCGGTTCATGACACTCAAGGCAGAGGACATCCCCACATGGGCAGATCTCTCCCGCAAGTTTGTCGACCAGTACCAATTTTGAAGGGAAGAAGTTTGAAGATTTCGCCACCAAGTGGCGCTCTCTGGCAGTAAAGCACATTCTGCCCATCAACGAGAAGTAGCAGATTTAGTTATTCCACTCCACTCTTAAGGGAGTATATTACACGCATCTGTTGGCCCATACTTCCTCATTTACTGATCTAATTGAAGTAGGAAAGAAGCTCAACATGGGAATTAAGCTCGGCAGAATAGAAGACTTgaacaagaagaaggaagGGGATTCCTCCAAGAAGAATATTGCCGGATCATCTTCCACAGGAAACAAGAAAGGCAAAGAGACATCTATCAATGCTGTCAACCCAAGGAGCCAGGAGTCCTGACCATTCTCCGTGGATTTCGCTCCAGTGCCCCCAGCTACTCAAGAATACGCTCCGCCTCCCACTCATTACCCGCAACAACCATTCTCAACCCCGCCAGCTCCAGCATCCGCACGCAGCAAGTCGTCCACTACACTCCCGCACCCCCTCAGGCTCAGAAAAACAGGGCCCCGGCTTCAAGGCCTCCTCAACAGGGTCAACAGAGCGGGACGACGCAGCCCCACCAACATAGGCAGTTCACCCCCTACTAGCCCCGCCTTCTCACATATACCGGCAGCTTCTTGCAGGCAATAAGATCAGGCTGGAAGCACCTAGCTCCAAATTTAACCCGGCAAACCAAAACCCAAACTTGTGGTGCGAGTATCATATGGGCGCACCTGGTCACACCCTTGACAACTGCTGGAGGTTGCGAGAAGGATACAGGAATTAATAGATGCAAAAGCAATCTCTTTTAATGCAGTAAAGCCATCGAATGTGCAAGCCAACCCTTTCCGTAATCATGCATCGAGCTCAGGGCCtaccatcaacatgatcagcacATGCAAAGAAGATCATGTTCCGTTTGTAATCGAGTATGTCCCGGAGGAAGCCACCGTAGGGTTTATGAGGTCTGGCGTCTCGCCTGCCCCATTTGTCATAGAAGTGCCTACCAAAGAACCGTATCAAGACAACAGGGTCCCATGGACTTACGAGAACAGCATTGGCAATCTCGAGCAACAAATGAGCGTGATGGGAGTTACACGCTCAAGTCGGGTATATGAGAACCCAGACACTACAAACAAAGGGAAGGCTCCCGCCGTTGCGCTCGAGACCGCCCCGCAAGCTGCGCTAATCCTGGCTAAGAAGGTGACAGATGAAGAAGCGGAAGCATTCATGAAGGTCATCAAGGTAAGCGAATACAAGATAGTagagcaaatgggcaagtctcTTGCCCATATTTCCCTGCTAGCCCTGCTGCTGAGTTCGGAGCCCCACCTGCAAGCACTCTTGAAAGTCTTCACTGCCGCACAAGTTCCCAAGGAAACGCTTCTAGCACAGATCGAAGAAACCATCAGCACAATCTTCTCTAATGCTATCTCATTTTCTGATGACGAGCTCCCCTCCGAAGGGTACAAACACTCTAAGGCGTTGCACAttgtttgcaagtgcaacgaCTTCATAGTCgatcgagtcatgatcgacaatggcTCCTCTCTCAATGTGTGCCCAGTTTCTACCCTTAAGCAGATGAATGTCGATTTCAACCGCATTCGACCAAGCAAAACAGCGatccgagcctttgacggctcgcGAGGGACATGAATGGAGAGATCGACTTGCTGATTGATGTTGGTCCTTGCTCGTTTGTAGTTACATTGCAAGTCCTAGACATCCCAAACGTGTTCAGCCTGCTACTTGGGAGACCATGGATCCATTCGGCCAGCGCTGTGCCCTCTTCCTTGCATCAGAAGCTCAAGTTCATTGTCGAAAAGAAGCTTATCACcgtgaaaggtgaagaagactACGCCATCTATAAGGAGACAGCCGTTCCCTACATCAGCATCGGAGAtgatcagaatcttcccttccACTCATTCAAGGCCATCTCTATCATCAAGGATTACGGAAAAGTCGGCCCATCCCGGGCTGACCGCATGATAGGTAAGTTCCTGCTGTAGCACAACTACATCCCTGGCACCGAACTTGGAGCAAATGGACAGGGGATCACGCGCCCCATCGAGATCAAAGACAacaagaacaggaggggacttggctacCGCCCCTCTTGCCATGAGATCATTCAAGCGCGCAAAGGCAAACATCTTCATCGTCTCGCTACGCACTACGGGAGAATCAGCAGGGGCATCCCAATTTCCCCTCTGTCCCACTTTTTCCCCGGACCACCATGCATCATCGGGGGCACCctttgtcagcaccccattttggtccaccggctcccgACACGAGGACTCCCGGCCGAAGTTCGgattactattcatgacccgACAATCGGAGGTGAACACGCAGTTGTGGGAGCGTGGACTATAGAAGGGAAGCAGGGTCCTCCAAAAAGGGCTCAGAAGGGCAATCAATAGGGCGGATGAACAACGAGCCCCGAAGCAACAGAAGCTGGCACTGTGACACCATTCATCACCGGATCACCGAAGCGTCAGAaagtatccaatatgggactctaaaatccctcttggtgccaaaatgaccaacgacacATCCGGGCGCATTTCAGAGGCATCCCGCTTGAGCCGAGGCATTCCCGAACATTCATAGACGCCTTCCTAACAAGGCTCCCGGGGCGTCCGATCCACGAACGAGCAAACAACGGTCGAAAACAGGCCTATACATGCCCCAGGACCACCAAAGccatggaacaagtttcaggctccactcgaatccaaatctccGACATTTTGATTCGAACCCATTCGAAGAGCATCTCGGTGAGCCCCAAcccgtatactttggggaagggcttCCCGAGGATGGTCAAGTGCTCgaaatagaagagagtttgcgtcgcctcgaggaccatcaaatcacctcggtcgagccaacataggagatcaacgtgggtacCGAAGAAGAACCCCGCACTTTGAAAATTAGGACTGCCCTCGACCCTGCGCAAcgagcccggatgatcgacttcctaAGGGAATACCAAGAGATCTTCGCTTGGTCCTATGCTGATATGCCCGGCTTAGACCCTTCAatagtcaagcacttcctTCCACTTGACACTaagaagttcccgcccaagcggcaGCAGTTACGACGATAGCGGGCTAGccttctccgcatcaaagaAGAGGTCGTCAAACAGATCAACACGGGGTTCCTCGAAGTCTGCAACTATTCCgagtgggtggcaaacattgtGCCGGTGGAAAAAAAGGACGGAAGAGTccgagtctgcatcgactaccgagacctcaacaaggcCAGCCCTAAGGACAATTTCCCCCTGCTACACATTGACGTCCTAGTCGACAATATGGCACGCCACGCAcagttctctttcatggacggcttctctggatacaatcaaattcggatggccgaagaggacaaagtcaagacgacgttcaccaTGATGTGGGGAACTTTTTGCTACCGTgttatgcctttcggcctaAAAAACGCAGGGGAAACTTATCAGAGGACTATGGTTAcattgttccacgacatgatgcacaaggaagtcgaagtctatgtcgacgacatgatcgccaagtccaaagaaggagaagaccacCTCGTCAACCTGAAGCGCCTTTTCGACCGCTTAAAAGAATACAAGCTCCGGCTcaatccggcaaaatgcacattCGGTGCCCGATCAGGAAAGctgctaggattcgtggtcagcgagcgcggtatCGAGGTGGATCCGGACAAAGTCaaggcaatcaaagagtttccCCTGCCGTCAACGGTTCAAGAGGTACGCGGCTTCTTGGGACAGTTGAACTACATCGCGCGCTTCATCGTAAACCTGACAGATAAGTGTCAGccgctctttcgcttgctccgcaaaaatgcagcgattGAATGGGACCACGAATGTCAGAAtgccttcgacaccatcaatGCTTACTTAATTCAACCGCCGGTACTAGTCCCACCTATGCCGAATCATCCCCTCATTTTATACCTGACAGTACGCTGGCAATCCTTAGGGTGCATGCTAGGGCAAGAAAACGAGTCAACACACGCGGAGAGGGCGATATATTACttaagcaagaagttcaccgaAGGGGGATCCAATTATCCGGAGATTGAGAAAATGTGCTGTACGTTAatatgggtcatgcaaaggctccgacaatacacgctctatCACACAATTCGCTTGTTGTCAAAAGCGGACCCCCTGCGATATTTACTCGATAGCTTGTCCTGCATGAGGAACATCGCAAAATGGCGCTGTCAACTGATGGAATACGACATAGAGTACGTGTCCCGTACGTCTGTCAAAGGGCAAGCAATCGCCAACCACCTAGCAGAATTTCCGATCAACGACGGCACGCCGATAAACGCGGACTTCCTAGACGAAGGAATCCTCCAAGTAGATGAAGAGAAGGATGAGCCAatatggaagatgtacttcgacggGGCGGTCAATTCCGTGGGGTCCGGAGTTGGGgcggtgctgatatccccgaaCGGACGTCATTATCCGGTCGCTGCAAAAGTGGATTTCTTGTGTACCAATAAcgtggccgagtacgaggcatgcattCTCGGCTTACAAAAGGCaatcgacttcaaggtgaagCAGTTAGAAGTATTCGGcgactccatgctcacaatcttccagacactggggcaatggaagacaaatgACGCAAAGTTAGTCCGGTACCATGAGTACCTCGAGGAATTAGCGAAAAGCTTCGAGAGGATCTCATTCACCTATACTCCATGCGCAAAGAACCAGTTCGCGGACGCGCTCGCAACACTCGCATCCATGGCAAGTATCACAAAGGGGAACATCATCAAACCCCTCGAGATCGAAGTCACCAAAGGCTCGGCCTACTGCGACGCGATCGAAGCAACCGATGCTAAACCATGGTATGAGGACATCAAGAATTTCCTGCAAACGGGTCAATTTCCTCCTTTTGCCGATCGCCGCGACCGAAAAACGCTCAAACGACTCGCGGTGCACTACTTCCTAAGCGGCGAGACATTCTATCGACGATCCTTTAACGCCACGTTGCTCAGGTGCATCGACGTACATGAATCGCGGCGCCTCATGGAAGAGGTCCACGGAGGGAATTGCGGGCCCCATATGAATGGGCTCATGCTCGCCAAGAAGCTCATGCGCTTGGGCTACTACTGGTCCACTATGGAAATCGATTGCGTAAAGCACGTCAGACACTGTCACCGGTGCCAAGTCTATGTCaatcagatcaaagcgcccCCTAATGAACTATGTCCTATGACAGccccatggcctttttcaatgtgaggAATGGACGTAATCGGCCCGATCAATCCTAAGGCATCCAATGGACACCTCTTCATCTTGGTGGCGATCGATTACTttaccaaatggatcgaagctataaCACTCGCATCGGTCACAGCGAAAGCCGTGGCCCATTTCCTCAAGCGCGACGTCATTGCCCGTTACGGGGTtcctgcgacaatcatcacggaTAATGCCAaaaacctgaacaacaaggttatcgacgagctctgtgcccaattcaaaatccaacaccgcaattccaccccatatcgtccccaaatgaacggtgcggtggaagcggcgaacaagaacatcaagaagatcatcgaaaaaatgacggtgaactaaggattggcacgagatgctcccctatgcattCCTG from Punica granatum isolate Tunisia-2019 chromosome 3, ASM765513v2, whole genome shotgun sequence includes:
- the LOC116200485 gene encoding uncharacterized protein LOC116200485; translated protein: MRNIAKWRCQLMEYDIEYVSRTSVKGQAIANHLAEFPINDGTPINADFLDEGILQVDEEKDEPIWKMYFDGAVNSVGSGVGAVLISPNGRHYPVAAKVDFLCTNNVAEYEACILGLQKAIDFKVKQLEVFGDSMLTIFQTLGQWKTNDAKLVRYHEYLEELAKSFERISFTYTPCAKNQFADALATLASMASITKGNIIKPLEIEVTKGSAYCDAIEATDAKPWYEDIKNFLQTGQFPPFADRRDRKTLKRLAVHYFLSGETFYRRSFNATLLRCIDVHESRRLMEEVHGGNCGPHMNGLMLAKKLMRLGYYWSTMEIDCVKHVRHCHRCQVYVNQIKAPPNELCPMTAPWPFSM